The sequence below is a genomic window from Escherichia marmotae.
GCGGACTGACATTGGTTGGGATTGGTTCAGCGTTTTGGGGATTAATTGCCGGTGGCGTCTGTTACGTGATGTTGAATTTAATGGCTGGTAGAAACCGATAATAAGAAGCGCCATCTTACGATGGCGCGACTGGTATTACTTTTTGTTAACGTCAAACATGGTGGCATCAGTCGCCATGTCATCAATAACTTGCTTAATGTTTTCGAAAGCCATTGGTGTACTTTCGTTATTCAGGTCTTTACCTTCGCCCTGGCGAACCACTTTAATCACCGGTTTGTTGGTAGCCGCGTCAATCAGCTCACCTTCAAAGTACAAGCGGGTATCCATGGTACGGTGGCCCGTCGCCATTTGCGTCCCCGCAACAACTAATGCGACAGGAACAACTTCATAGAACTGTAACCCTTCTTTGCTGGTATCAACACCGGTAATAGCACCACGGAAAATCAGACTACGTGGGCCAGCGGTAGTCACCAGTGGTTTACGCTGCGCAATCGCTTCTTTCATTTCGGTGTTGGTATAGCTCAAAATTTTATCCAGAACTTTCTGCCCTACCTGGGTAGAGGCTTTTGGCACTGGGTAATAGGTGATCGGATTCCAGACAATGCTGTCATATTTGCTTTGATCAAAATTTGGATCAACCCAGCGCAATACCGGTTTGCCCGTTGCTGACGTTGTTTCTTGAAGGTTGGAGTAATTGTTTAAAAAACCAGAATATTTATCCGGCTGGGTGATTTTAGAGGCACAACCAGACAGAGCCAACAAACCGCATAAAGCCGCAACTTTCGCAATCGATGTGGTACGCATGAATAATTTCCTGAGATAATTATATTACTTTTTAAGTTATAGCAAAAAGCGCCGCTTCATGTTGTGGCAAAAAAAGTGTTGTTGAAAATAAATTTTCCAGCCCCTTTTCTGACAATATAGTCAATGACGAAAAGGGGGCTGAGTCAATCATCAATTGTTAATCTTCAGGATGTTAAGCTAATAAAAAACTTCGCTTCTTGTGATTTATTTCACACC
It includes:
- a CDS encoding DUF3313 domain-containing protein → MRTTSIAKVAALCGLLALSGCASKITQPDKYSGFLNNYSNLQETTSATGKPVLRWVDPNFDQSKYDSIVWNPITYYPVPKASTQVGQKVLDKILSYTNTEMKEAIAQRKPLVTTAGPRSLIFRGAITGVDTSKEGLQFYEVVPVALVVAGTQMATGHRTMDTRLYFEGELIDAATNKPVIKVVRQGEGKDLNNESTPMAFENIKQVIDDMATDATMFDVNKK